Below is a window of Arthrobacter sp. SLBN-112 DNA.
TCGAATTGCGGGTGCTTGACGCCGTCTTAAGGATGTCGAAGGCGTCCTGCTGGCTGCACCGATTTTGGGCCATGATGATCCCCACCGCCATATCAATGACGGTCCGGGTTTCCAGGGTGGCGCGGAGGTTCGCGGCCGTTTCGCTGAAATGCGCAAAGCGGATCGCAAGGCGCAGGGCCAATGAGGTCTGGCTGACGAAATCCTCGGCGAATTCCAGGATGCGGCCCTCGAAGCGGTGCGCGCGGCCGGAGTACAGCAACAGGGCTGCCTTGGTGTCGCCCTCCAGCCGGAACGGGAGCGCCGCAACGGAGCGGATTCCCTCTGCCAACAAGGCCGAGGAATAGTCCGGCCAGCGGCCGCCAGAGGTGAGATCCGGAATATGGACAGTTTCCTGGGTGGTTGCTGCCGTCATGCCCGGTGTCTCGGTGAACCGGTGTTCCAGCCGTCCAATGGACCGTGCCTCGTGGCTGCTGCTGGCTACCGTGGTGCCCTTCCGCTGCCTGAGCAGGGTGACGGCGCACAGCATCTCATCACCGGGTTCAGACAGGTTGCGTGCTGAGACCTGCGCCAGTTCGTTGAGGAAGTCCTCGACGTCAGAGCTGTCAAGGACAATTTCGTGCAGGTACTCAGTTATGGATGTATCGGGTTTAGCTGTTGACTCGCTGGCCACTGTTTCTTGGTGCCATTCGCTCAGGTCAAAACGAACCGGCAACACACAAACGCCCCGCAACTTGGGCGGGGAGCCGGTGATGGTCGCTGGATCGAAGAACTTTCCAACGGCCCGCTGCTAAACCGATAACCAGAGTATATACATCCGCAAGGAAGGCGAAACGTCATGTCCGCCGGGCCGTCACAGCCGGGTGCTGGCGCCATGCAGGGGTAACCGGCACAATGAAGCGGGAGCCGGCCACCGGATGCGGCGCCAACCCAAAGCTGCCCGCCGGGGAAGGACAGGAACATGACCAGGCTTCTTATCATCGGTCCACCGGGCTC
It encodes the following:
- a CDS encoding GAF and ANTAR domain-containing protein, translating into MASESTAKPDTSITEYLHEIVLDSSDVEDFLNELAQVSARNLSEPGDEMLCAVTLLRQRKGTTVASSSHEARSIGRLEHRFTETPGMTAATTQETVHIPDLTSGGRWPDYSSALLAEGIRSVAALPFRLEGDTKAALLLYSGRAHRFEGRILEFAEDFVSQTSLALRLAIRFAHFSETAANLRATLETRTVIDMAVGIIMAQNRCSQQDAFDILKTASSTRNSKLHDVAAAVVHSLGQGPARTHYDG